The Arthrobacter sp. OAP107 DNA segment CAGTTTCTCCACGGCCGCATAGACGCTTGCCCGGACCTGGTTGGCCAGGGCATGCAGCGGAGCGCCGTAGACGGCCACAAGGGTGATGTCGACAGCCACCTGGGTTTCGCCCACCTCGGCGTGCACGCCGGCTGCATGGTCGGAGCTGCCCACCGCGTCCCTGATGGCCCCGAGCGCCCGGGAGGAACCGGTCCCCAGAGAGTACACGCCGGGCACCGCCCGGGCCGCGATCCCGGCGACCTTGGCCACGGCGGTCTCGGAGATTACGGTCCGTCCCCCGGCTGCGGCCGGCGTCAGGGCAGGGTCCGCCTGAACGGCGGCGGTTTGTGGATTCGGGTATTCCATCAGCACTCCCCTTCTGTTGAACACAACCCTATCCCCTAGGCCCGGCAACGTCAGGGGCCCGGCGCTCGGCTGAGCCCGGACCCCCGGCAGGTCAGTGGCAGTTCGCGGACAGCCAGCTGGTCACGGGCGCCATGGCGGCCTCGAACTTGCCGTTGGAGTACACGCTCTGGTCGGAGTGTCCTGCGAGGGCCACTTCGTTCAGCCGCGCGAAGTCCGCCTTCAGCGCCTCCGGCACGCGCTGCGCCGTCTCGGCCAGTTCAGCCTTCTTCTGCTCGAGTTCCGCCGTCTTGCCCTGCGCAGCGGAGAGGGGCAGCAGCGAGGCGCCCGTGGCCTGGGTGGAGATGGCGTCGCAGGCCTCGGCCGCGGACTCGTAGCCGCCGTACGGACCGGATGCGGCACTCGACGACGCGGTCGGGGCGGCACTGCTGGCCGCCGTCGTGGACGTTGCAGACGCCGACGGCGCACTGCCGGAGGCGGGCGCGGAGCAGCCGGTAAGTGCCGTTACGGCAAGAAGGGCGGCGGCGTACAGCGGGCGGGCAAGATGTTTCACGGTTTCCATTCCTGGAGTGGTTTTGCCGCCTGCGGCGGCCTGGCTGGGCAGGCGAAGAACGCCTGCCCCGTCCCCCGGCGTGCGAGTCTAGCCCGGCTGGCGCGCCACTTTCCAAGTTGACAGGCCCGGTGCACTTTGCAGTCATGCCGGTAATTAGCCCTGTATATACAGAATTGCAGACACAGCAGGAGGCGCCCGGACCCCGATTCACGTCAGGGTCCGGGCGCCTCCCGTTTATTGCTTCAGTGACGGCTTACTTGTAGAGGCCGTTGCCGCCCACGTGGACGTTGGTGGGCAGGTAACCGAACGGGCCGAGGCCGTTCTTGCCGAAGGTGCGGTCAACCTTGGACACGCCGTCCCGGAAGTTGATCTTCACGGTGGGCGACAGGGATCCGCCGCGGACGCCGTTCACATTGTCGATGAAGGACTGGACGAGGCCGCCAGGCTGCACGTAGTGCGAGTAGGCCTGGAACTGACGGCCGTTCTGGTTCGGCGTCGGGGCTTCCGGGGACTCGGACGGCAGGTTCAGGTCCGTCGGGGAACCCAGGGCCAGGCCGCTGTTGTTCATCGGCTGGTAGTCGGAGCGGACGCCGTCGCCCACGAAGCCGTAGACGCCGTCGGGGCCGCGCATGCCTGCGGCGTAGGTGAACTGGTGGCTGATGGTGAACAGGTAGTACTTGTTCTTGCCGTTTTCGTTCTGGATGAAGATCTGAGGACGCTCGGTCTGGTCGTTGACGCAGTTGGCGGACAGGATCGGCGGCAGGAAGTGCCACTTGGTCAGGTCCTTGTTGTCTGCCACGGCCAGGCCCACGTTGGCTGTCTGGTAGTAGGCGCCTGTGCTGTTGACCTTGTCGACGTTCTCCGCGTTGGGGTCACCCTTGGCGTAGCCCAGGTCCTCGTTCTCGCAGCGGTAGTCGCCGCGCTTGCCGCCGGTGTTGCCTTCGAACACCATGTAGGTCTTGCCGGGGTGTGCCGGGTCAGCGAAGGTGTACGGGTCGCGGAACGCGAAGCCCGGGTTCTGTGCCTTGTTCTGGTACAGCTTTCCGTCCGGTTCGAGCAGCTTGGTGTGCTGGAAGCCGTCGAAGGTCACGCCGTTCTTGTCGGCGTGGATGTTGCCGAGCGCCTTGGCGATGACGGCGTCCGGGGCGATGCCGCCGCCGCCGGCGTTGCGCTCCTTGACGTCGTAGAAGGTGGTGGCCGTGTAGAACACGTTCACGTGGTTGCCCTGCATGAGGCGGGTGGAGCCGGACCATTCGGTGTTGCCGATGGAAGTGTTGTCCAGGAACAGGTGTCCGCCGTAGTTCCACTTGTCCTTGGCCGGGTCGGCGTTGGTCTTGCGGAAGAAGTAGCCGATGCGGGCGTTCCAGTGGCGCTGGTCGAAGCCGTAGCCTGCGTGCCGGTCAGCGACCAGCGAGAAGATCACGTCGTAACCCTTGTAGCTGATCTGGTTAGCGTTCTCGTCGGTCAGCGACCAGGTGTCCCAGACCCACACGTCATCGTTCATGGCGGGGAAGTCCTCGGGGATCTCCGGCATGGTGACGTCGGGGCTCATGGAGTTCTGGCCCGGCTGAACCTTGGAGTCGCTCTGCGCCATGATCTGCTTGGCATCCGCACGGGTCCACTTTGAGGTGAAGTCCGACGCCGGGTCATGTGCCGTCTGGGTGTGGGGCGTCGGCAGGGGGAATCCCGGAGTCGGGGCCGGCATCTGGGTGCTCGACGGCGGATCCGACGGCTCGTTGGCCTGCGCCGAGGGCACGGCGAGGAAGGCCGTGGCGGCGACAGTGGCCACCAGAGCTGCGGCGGCGGGGCGCCACCGCAGCATCCGGGGGGTGTTGGGGTGCTTGTGCATTTTTTGCTCTTCTCGCGGAGTTACGTTCGTGGAAGACGGGCAGCTGCCCTTGTCCCCCGAACTCCGGAGACCCCGATGACACGGCATGCGTCATCGAGGACGCCGTTGTGTCGAGGGAGAAAACGGGGTTTGGGTAGGACCCCGCGTTGGGCGATCGGAAACGTCTTACATTTCGCGGCCCACTCACAACGGTAGACAACGTTGTCAGCCGAGTTCAACACGGTTTTCGGGGATGATCCGCATCTTGCTCCGCCGGAGTGCAAGCGCTTACATCTCGTTTGCGCGCGCGTGCCCCACTTCCGGCCTGGAATCAAGCGCGCCTTCATATAGGCGTCATCAATGGCGTTGCTCACACCCGGGACGGTCGCCGCAGCCGGCCAAACCGGGGCACATTGGCTTGCGACACGCCGCTGCAGGCGGAAATTACGACGGCGGGGCCTCCAAAGTGCCCCACGACGGCTCTCGCTTGGGGGCTAACCCCGTTTGGGCCCTGGAGCCCGGGGGTCGAGGACCCGCAAATCTCGGGGAACGAAAAAACCCCGCTGTTCCTGATGGAACAGCGGGGTTTTAGCTGGTGGCTCCGACCGGCGTCGATCCGGTGACCTTTCGATTTTCAGTCGAACGCTCTACCAACTGAGCTACAGAGCCTAGGTGACATGTCACCATGACGGCCGGAATTTCTTCCGGCAATCAAAGCGACCCTGACGGGACTTGAACCCGCGACCTCCGCCGTGACAGGGCGGCGCGCTAACCAACTGCGCTACAGGGCCTTGCTATTTCTTGCTTCCGCAGCATTGCTACCGCGTTTTTTCAAGGACTCCAGCCTACCAGACTTTTTTGCCTGCTTTGACCACTTCCTTGCGTACCCCCAACGGGATTCGAACCCGTGCCGCCGCCGTGAAAGGGCGGTGTCCTAGGCCGCTAGACGATGGGGGCCTGGACTCAATTTGGCTGAACAAGGGCAAAAATAAAGGGCCGAAGCCTTTCATTCTTGTCCTTCCGTGTTCCTCCGAACTGGACCTGTAAAACTATAGAGCCTATCCCCGGAATATCCAAAATCGGCCCTGAGAAGCCCCAAACGGCGGGCAAAACAGGGCCCGCGACAATGGCAGTTTCTTGGCTAGACATGGCCGATTTCCGCCAGCCACGGCACCGGCAACCGGGCTAGATTGGCACCATGGCATCCACCGCCGGCACCAGCCCCCTCCAGCCCCGTTCCCCTGAAGATCCCGCTCTCCAGAAGCCCGGCCCTTCGGTGAACGCTCTGGGCGTCGCCGCGGTCGTGGTGACCGTGGTGCTCTGGGCCTCAGCCTTCGTGGGCATCCGCGCCGTCGGACCAAGCTTCTCCCCCGGAGCCCTGACGCTGGGGCGGCTGGCGGTTGCCGCCGTCGTGCTCGGTGCGGTGGTGCTTCCCAAGCTGAGGGCGCTCCCGCGGGGACGCGAGTGGTGGCCGATCCTCGCCTACGGTGTGATGTGGTTCGCCGGGTACAACGTGGCGCTCAACGCGGCGGAACATGCGCTGGACGCCGGAACCAGCGCCCTGCTCATCAACGTGAACCCCATCCTGGTGGCCGTGATGGCAGGCATCATCCTCAAGGAGGGCTTTCCGCGCTGGCTGATCATCGGCAGCCTGGTGGCGTTCGGTGGCGTCGCGGTCATCGCATTGGGATCGGGGACGCGTTCGACGGCGGACGTGGCCGGCGTGCTGCTTTGCCTCCTCGCTGCTGCACTCGCCGCGGTCAGCGTCATCATCCAGAAGCCCGTGCTGCGGAAGTTTCCGGCCGGCCAGGCCACGTGGTTCGGCATCATGGTGGGCCTGGTCTGCTGCCTTCCCTTCGCCGGCCAGTTGGGTCAGGAACTGCAGGCGGCGCCGCTGCCCGCCACCCTGGGCCTGATCTATCTGGGCATCTTCCCCACCGCCATCGCCTTCACCACCTGGGCCTACGCCCTTTCGCTGATCGATGCCGGCAAGCTGGCCGCCACCACGTATCTGGTTCCAGGCACGACGGTGCTCATCTCGTGGCTGGTGCTCAGCGAAATCCCGACAATCTGGGGCCTCGTCGGCGGCGCCATCTGCCTCCTCGGCGTGGGGCTGACCCGTCGGAGATCCCGCTAGAGTTTGGATATGCCCGCAAACCTGCCGCCCGGCCTCCCGATCGTGCCGGACGGAACCGGTGACGCCTCCGGTTTCGAGATGTCCGAGGCCGACTTCGAAGCGGCCGTCAGCGACGCTTTGGACCAGCTTCCGGCCGAGGTGGCACGGGCCATGGACAATGTGGCCGTGTTCATCGACGACGACTACGTCCCGCAGCCAGGCGAAGACCCGGACACCGTGCTGCTGGGGCTGTACGAGGGCGTTCCGCTGACCGAACGCGACTTCTGGTGGGACGCCGGATCCCTTCCGGACCGCATCACCATCTACCGCAAACCCATCCTGGACATCTGTTCCTCCCGCGAGGACGTGGTGGAGGAAGTGGCTGTAACGGTGATCCACGAGATCGCCCATCACTTCGGAATCGACGACCAGCGGCTTCACGAACTGGGTTGGGACTAGCCTTGTAGGCATGGGACACGACCACAACCACGCCCACGGCCTCACGGCAACGGGCAGGCATCGCAGCAGGCTGATCGCGGTTCTGGCCATCACCCTGTCCGTGATGCTCATCCAGGTGATCGGTTCCCTGCTCTCCGGCTCCCTTGCCCTGCTGGCCGATGCGGGCCACATGCTCTCCGACGCCGCCGGCGTCTTCATCGCCCTGATGGCCTCGTGGATCGCAGCGCTGCCGGCCAGCGACCTGCGGACCTACGGCTACCAGCGGGCGGAAGTCCTGGCAGCGCTCGCCAACGCCCTGATCCTGGTGGTGGTGTCGGCGGTCATCTTCACCGAGGCGATCCGCCGCATCGGCTCCGCGCCCGAGGTGCGCACGGACATCATGCTGTACGCCGCCATCCTGGGTGCGGCTGCCAACCTGGTCTCGCTGTTGATCCTGCGCAAGGCCCAGCAGGAAAGCCTCAACGTCCGCGGCGCGTACCTGGAAGTGCTGGGCGACCTGCTCGGCTCGTTCGCCGTGATCGCAGCCGCGCTGGTCATCAAGTTCACCGGTTACCTGGCGGCGGACACCATCGCCTCCGTGATCATCGCGCTGATGATCCTGCCGCGGGCGTGGCACCTGCTCCGCGAGGTGGTCGACGTCCTCCTTGAGGCCACCCCGAAGGGCGTGGAAGTCGGCATGATTCGCGAGCACATCCTGTCCGTGGCCGGCGTCGTTGCCGTCCACGACATCCACATCTGGACCATCACGTCCGGCGTGCCGGTGTTTTCCGCCCACGTGGTGGTGGAGGACGAGATGCTCAGTGCAAAGGGGGCGGACCAGGTCTTGGATAAGCTCACCACCTGCCTCGGCTCGCATTTCGACACCGAGCACTGCACCTTCCAGCTGGAACCCGCCAGCCACTACGAGCACGAATCGCCTCAGCACGCCTGAGGGGACGCGCTTCCCGCCGTCCTTCCGCACTGACCGGGTCCTCGCCCGCCGGCCATTGCGCGCGCCTTCATGACGAGGCGATCTGCGACACGCCAGCCACATCTCCGCGCAAATGACACTCGTGTTGTTTATGTTATTGATGTGACCAGTGTTGCCAAAGTTGCAGACTGGCACCTAACCTCAGAGGGCTGGGCATCTTCAGAGGGGCACTTCGGTGCTGCCTCCCGACTCGTTCGCCCCGCCCTGACTTGCGAGGTTATGAATGAGTTTGACTGGTCCCGGCCGCACAGCCGCCGTCCTGTGCACCGCCGTCGTGCTCTTTGGAACCCTTGCAGCGCCTGCGCTGGCTGACCGGCCATCCGCTGTTGGGCCAGCATCGGTACTGGCGGCAACAGCCCTGGCTGTTCCGGCGGCTCCGGAAATCCCCTCCGCCGAGGACATCGCCGCGGCCAAGTCCAGTGAAAGTAAGACGGCGGCAAAGGTCGCCGACATCGAGGGCATCCTGGCCGGCGCCGCCGCGGCCCAGGAGATCACCTTCACACGGACTCTCGAAGCCAACAACGCCTACAGCAACGCCCTGGTGGAGCTGGACACGAGGTCGGACGCGGCCGCGGTGGCCACGGCCAGGGCTGCTGCCGCAGACAAGGAACAGTCCAAGAGCCGCAAGGCCGTGGGCCAGTTGGCCGGGGACCTGTACCGGAACGGCGGCCTCAATCCGGAGCTGAGCGGCCTGGTCACGGGCACGGGCGACGTCCTCGCCAAGGCCGCAACGCTCCAGGCCCTCACGGCCGGCCGGAGCAGGGCCTTCACCGCCGCCGAAACCACGGCCGCAGCCGCCGAATCACTCACCGCCGCTGCCGCCGACGCCCGCCGCGCGGCAGACGACGCCGCGAAAACCGCTGAAACTCTTAAAGCAGCGGCAGACCAGGCCAACGCGGCCCAGGTGAAGGCGGTGGCGGACGCCAAGGCGCAGCGGACTGTCCTTGTGGGGCAGCTGGCCTCGCTGCGGCACACAACTGCAGCGCTCGAGTCCGCCCGGGTGGACGGCCTGGAGCGCCAGCGCCAGCAGGCCCGCCTGGCCGCCATCACCGCCGCCGCCGAACGTGCCGCCGCTGACCAGGCGGCTGCAGAGAAGGCGGCTGCGAACGCTGCGGGTTCCGACGGCGGGAGCACCGCCCCGGCGGAACAGTCCGCCTCGGCGCCCTCCCGGACGCCTGCCCAGGCTGCCGGAGCGCCTGCCGCTCCGGCACCTGCTGCACCGGCCGCTCCCTCAGCACCTTCACCTGCGGTGCCGCCGGCGCCGGCTCCTGTCCGCCCGGCTCCCGCACCCGCTCGGCCGGCTCCAGCCCCGGTGCCAGCGCCTGTTCCCGTTCAGCCGGCACCCGCACCTGCTCCGGTTCAGCCGGCACCGTCACCGGGCGGTTCCAACCAGGCGGCCATTTCGGTGGCCATGGGCAAAGTGGGCTCCCCGTACTTCTACCAGTACGGCGGCACGGGTGCCTACGGCTTCGACTGCTCGGGCCTGGTCCAGAACGCTTTCGCGGCCATCGGAAAGCAGCTTCCGCGCACGGCCGCGGAGCAGTTCGCCCAGGCACCCGTCCACGTGCCACTGTCGCAGGCACAGCCCGGTGATCTCCTGGTCTGGGGTTCGGCCCCGGGTTTCTACCATGTGGCGATCTACCTGGGCGGCGGCCGGGTGGTCCAGGCGCTGAACCCCTCCGCGGGCATCACCGTGACGGACCTCAGCATGATGGCCGGCATGCAGCTCTACGCGGTCGCTGCGCGCTACTGACCGGCGTCTGCAATGGCCGGACCCAATGGCAGGGACTCTGCCGGCGGGGGCATCCCTAGGACAGGACGTCCTTGCTCACGAACCTCCCGTACGCGAGCGCCCCGAACACCGCGATGTAGCCCAACTGCAGCAGGGCATTGTCACCGAACGAGTCCCAGCCGATGGGCTGGCGCAGCAGGTCTGCGAAGCCGAACCAATAGTGCGTGAACAGCCACGGGTGCAGCCACTCCAGCTGGGGCAGCTGGTCGAGCACCTGGGAAACGACGGACAGGATGATGGTGGCAGCCATGGCTCCGACGGGTACGTCGGTCAGCGTGGAGAGGAACAGTCCGATGGCCGACAAACCCAGCAGCGACACAGCCTGGTAGGCAGCGATCAGCAGCATCCTGACCAGTGCCTCCTCCGGTTCCACCAGGTCGCCCGAGAGCAGCGCCACCGGCCCCACCGGGAAGATCGCCCAGCCGATACCGGCTCCGGCGAGCGCCACGGCCAGCGGAGCGGAAATACAGAACACCGCGACTCCGGCATACTTGACCAGCAGCAGCCGCACCCTTCCGGCGGGAGCCACCAGCAGGTACCTCAGCGTACCCAGTCCCGCTTCCCCGGCAATGGTGTCCCCCGCGACCACGCCAATGGTCAGCGGGAGGAACAGCGGGACGGAAACCAGCATCGCCGTGACAGCCACGAAAAGCCCGTTCTGGCTGATCCGGTCCAGGAACGCAGGTCCCCTCCCGGGGGGAACAGCTGAGGAAACGCGGACGACGACGGCGATCACCACCGGGATAGCGGCCAGGGCCAGGAGCATCGCCTGGGTCCTGCGCCGGCGGAACAGCTGCTTCAGCTCCGAGGCAAGCAGGGAACCGCTGGACGCCCGGCGCCGGGTCCCCGGTTCCGGCCTGTTGTGCACCGTCAGCCGCTGAACTGCCGGCTCGTGCCCTGCGGACTCCTGCACGGCCGTCTCCCGCGCTGCTGGCCGGAGGGATTCCGGCTCATGTGCCGCCGGTTCCTGCAATGGCGGCCGATCACTGTGCGACATCGAAGCCCTCGCCCGTCAAAGCCACGAACCGGTCCTCCAGGCTGCCACGCTCCACCGTGAACCCGCGGACACGCACCCCGTCCGCCACGAGGGCAGCGACGATCGTTTCCGGCGGCACGCCTCCGTTTGCGGATGATTCACCTGCCGGCGCCGGGTGGCCCTCAGGACCGGAGAGTCCCGCGCCAACGGGCAAACCCGAGGTGATCACCGCGTCCGCGCCGTCGGGATGTCCCACAACCGGGGACAGGCCAAACCGGGCCAAAACGCCCGAGGCCGTACCGGCGTCGGGCGTTACGAGCCGGAGCTGCGCGGTGCCGGCCTGGCGAAGTTCGGCCAGGGGACCCTGAGCCACCAGCCGGCCGGCACTCATGATCGCCGCATGGGTGCAGATTTGCTCCACTT contains these protein-coding regions:
- a CDS encoding Asp23/Gls24 family envelope stress response protein, which codes for MEYPNPQTAAVQADPALTPAAAGGRTVISETAVAKVAGIAARAVPGVYSLGTGSSRALGAIRDAVGSSDHAAGVHAEVGETQVAVDITLVAVYGAPLHALANQVRASVYAAVEKLVGLQVIEVNVEINDVYIAPPVKPTGAPAVAEREAVL
- a CDS encoding glycoside hydrolase family 68 protein, whose translation is MHKHPNTPRMLRWRPAAAALVATVAATAFLAVPSAQANEPSDPPSSTQMPAPTPGFPLPTPHTQTAHDPASDFTSKWTRADAKQIMAQSDSKVQPGQNSMSPDVTMPEIPEDFPAMNDDVWVWDTWSLTDENANQISYKGYDVIFSLVADRHAGYGFDQRHWNARIGYFFRKTNADPAKDKWNYGGHLFLDNTSIGNTEWSGSTRLMQGNHVNVFYTATTFYDVKERNAGGGGIAPDAVIAKALGNIHADKNGVTFDGFQHTKLLEPDGKLYQNKAQNPGFAFRDPYTFADPAHPGKTYMVFEGNTGGKRGDYRCENEDLGYAKGDPNAENVDKVNSTGAYYQTANVGLAVADNKDLTKWHFLPPILSANCVNDQTERPQIFIQNENGKNKYYLFTISHQFTYAAGMRGPDGVYGFVGDGVRSDYQPMNNSGLALGSPTDLNLPSESPEAPTPNQNGRQFQAYSHYVQPGGLVQSFIDNVNGVRGGSLSPTVKINFRDGVSKVDRTFGKNGLGPFGYLPTNVHVGGNGLYK
- a CDS encoding DMT family transporter gives rise to the protein MASTAGTSPLQPRSPEDPALQKPGPSVNALGVAAVVVTVVLWASAFVGIRAVGPSFSPGALTLGRLAVAAVVLGAVVLPKLRALPRGREWWPILAYGVMWFAGYNVALNAAEHALDAGTSALLINVNPILVAVMAGIILKEGFPRWLIIGSLVAFGGVAVIALGSGTRSTADVAGVLLCLLAAALAAVSVIIQKPVLRKFPAGQATWFGIMVGLVCCLPFAGQLGQELQAAPLPATLGLIYLGIFPTAIAFTTWAYALSLIDAGKLAATTYLVPGTTVLISWLVLSEIPTIWGLVGGAICLLGVGLTRRRSR
- a CDS encoding metallopeptidase family protein, giving the protein MPANLPPGLPIVPDGTGDASGFEMSEADFEAAVSDALDQLPAEVARAMDNVAVFIDDDYVPQPGEDPDTVLLGLYEGVPLTERDFWWDAGSLPDRITIYRKPILDICSSREDVVEEVAVTVIHEIAHHFGIDDQRLHELGWD
- a CDS encoding cation diffusion facilitator family transporter; the protein is MGHDHNHAHGLTATGRHRSRLIAVLAITLSVMLIQVIGSLLSGSLALLADAGHMLSDAAGVFIALMASWIAALPASDLRTYGYQRAEVLAALANALILVVVSAVIFTEAIRRIGSAPEVRTDIMLYAAILGAAANLVSLLILRKAQQESLNVRGAYLEVLGDLLGSFAVIAAALVIKFTGYLAADTIASVIIALMILPRAWHLLREVVDVLLEATPKGVEVGMIREHILSVAGVVAVHDIHIWTITSGVPVFSAHVVVEDEMLSAKGADQVLDKLTTCLGSHFDTEHCTFQLEPASHYEHESPQHA
- a CDS encoding C40 family peptidase, with amino-acid sequence MSLTGPGRTAAVLCTAVVLFGTLAAPALADRPSAVGPASVLAATALAVPAAPEIPSAEDIAAAKSSESKTAAKVADIEGILAGAAAAQEITFTRTLEANNAYSNALVELDTRSDAAAVATARAAAADKEQSKSRKAVGQLAGDLYRNGGLNPELSGLVTGTGDVLAKAATLQALTAGRSRAFTAAETTAAAAESLTAAAADARRAADDAAKTAETLKAAADQANAAQVKAVADAKAQRTVLVGQLASLRHTTAALESARVDGLERQRQQARLAAITAAAERAAADQAAAEKAAANAAGSDGGSTAPAEQSASAPSRTPAQAAGAPAAPAPAAPAAPSAPSPAVPPAPAPVRPAPAPARPAPAPVPAPVPVQPAPAPAPVQPAPSPGGSNQAAISVAMGKVGSPYFYQYGGTGAYGFDCSGLVQNAFAAIGKQLPRTAAEQFAQAPVHVPLSQAQPGDLLVWGSAPGFYHVAIYLGGGRVVQALNPSAGITVTDLSMMAGMQLYAVAARY
- a CDS encoding ABC transporter permease, with product MTVHNRPEPGTRRRASSGSLLASELKQLFRRRRTQAMLLALAAIPVVIAVVVRVSSAVPPGRGPAFLDRISQNGLFVAVTAMLVSVPLFLPLTIGVVAGDTIAGEAGLGTLRYLLVAPAGRVRLLLVKYAGVAVFCISAPLAVALAGAGIGWAIFPVGPVALLSGDLVEPEEALVRMLLIAAYQAVSLLGLSAIGLFLSTLTDVPVGAMAATIILSVVSQVLDQLPQLEWLHPWLFTHYWFGFADLLRQPIGWDSFGDNALLQLGYIAVFGALAYGRFVSKDVLS